In Paucidesulfovibrio gracilis DSM 16080, a single genomic region encodes these proteins:
- the cbiD gene encoding cobalt-precorrin-5B (C(1))-methyltransferase CbiD, with amino-acid sequence MSELRQGFTTGTAAAAAAKAALLLLLHGHAPNHVEVPLPADREEPTKRLRIAVERCGIENSSARAVVRKDAGDDPDVTHGAEIHALVSWQPGSGPLHVDLAGGMGVGRVTLPGLAVDVGEPAINPGPQRQIRAAVREAVHGQSGTARVCIEVPQGRELARKTMNPRLGIVDGISILGTHGIVRPFSHAAWAASVTQALRVVAAQGGDRVVFTTGRKSERLYAECFPDLPARCMIQAADFFAHAMRAAEEQGLTRVHWSLFFGKLVKQAQGFENTHAHGADIDFSALAHWCGQAGAPHDLVRQCAEANTARQVLGLLQTRTNAQTLNRLLHDLAARAIRHAASFAPGVRVGYAVFDFDGSRLLRPDFQLQPAGD; translated from the coding sequence ATGAGCGAACTACGTCAGGGGTTCACCACGGGAACCGCGGCTGCTGCCGCGGCCAAGGCCGCATTGTTGCTGCTCCTGCACGGGCATGCCCCGAATCATGTGGAGGTGCCGCTTCCTGCGGACCGCGAGGAACCGACCAAACGCCTGCGCATTGCCGTGGAACGTTGCGGGATCGAAAACAGCTCGGCCCGCGCCGTGGTGCGCAAGGATGCGGGCGACGACCCGGACGTGACCCATGGCGCGGAAATCCATGCGCTGGTTTCCTGGCAGCCCGGTTCAGGCCCGCTGCACGTGGACCTTGCGGGGGGCATGGGTGTGGGGCGGGTAACCCTGCCCGGCCTGGCCGTGGATGTGGGGGAACCGGCCATCAACCCCGGTCCGCAACGGCAGATTCGTGCAGCGGTGCGGGAAGCGGTACACGGACAGTCCGGCACGGCCCGAGTCTGCATCGAAGTGCCGCAAGGCCGCGAACTGGCCCGCAAAACCATGAATCCGCGCCTGGGCATTGTGGACGGCATCTCCATCCTGGGAACCCACGGCATTGTCCGGCCCTTCAGCCATGCGGCCTGGGCCGCATCCGTCACCCAGGCGCTGCGCGTTGTGGCGGCGCAAGGCGGCGACAGGGTGGTCTTCACCACCGGGCGCAAAAGCGAACGCCTTTACGCAGAGTGCTTTCCCGACCTGCCCGCACGGTGCATGATCCAGGCCGCAGACTTTTTCGCTCACGCCATGCGTGCGGCCGAAGAACAAGGATTGACCCGCGTTCACTGGTCGCTGTTCTTTGGCAAGCTCGTCAAACAAGCCCAGGGTTTTGAAAACACCCACGCCCACGGCGCGGACATCGACTTTTCCGCCCTGGCCCATTGGTGCGGGCAGGCGGGCGCTCCGCACGACCTGGTGCGCCAGTGCGCCGAGGCCAACACTGCCCGGCAGGTGCTGGGCCTGCTCCAAACCCGGACCAACGCACAGACCCTGAACCGGCTTCTCCACGATCTGGCCGCCCGGGCCATCCGCCACGCTGCATCCTTTGCTCCGGGCGTTCGGGTCGGGTACGCGGTCTTTGATTTCGACGGCAGCAGACTGCTCCGGCCTGATTTTCAACTCCAACCCGCAGGTGACTGA
- the cbiE gene encoding precorrin-6y C5,15-methyltransferase (decarboxylating) subunit CbiE, with protein sequence MTRSRYKPLMLRPNKIHVIGMHVGSLELGEREWNILAQAQVLVGGKRLLAACALASTPERPIQPEKQIPITAPLSDVLRRIERAAHKRVAVLADGDPMFFGFGRLLVDHFGPQRVCLHPNVTTVQLAASRLHLPCNEIETVSLHGREDVSPLYSALCRARYVAVFTDHAHGPASVAEALLRRGADGYTMTVLEDLNTPQERVRTFSPEQAWDEEFSSLNLVLLQRDHPPELKLRLGASDSLYMHENSLITKQAVRCAGLGLLGVAPEHTVWDLGAGCGSVAIEACHLARNGQIFAVERNRRRVGMIRENIRRFGAWPVEVVRGSAPACLDSLPDPDRVFLGGGLGPASGDGESLLDAVCARLKPHGRMVIHCILLESLLRAKHFLERKAWPYGITQLQASTADPLAGDLRFKAQNPVFILWADKA encoded by the coding sequence ATGACACGTTCGCGCTACAAGCCTCTTATGTTGCGGCCTAACAAAATACACGTCATCGGAATGCACGTGGGTTCCCTGGAATTGGGGGAACGCGAGTGGAACATCCTGGCACAAGCCCAGGTGCTGGTGGGCGGAAAACGCCTGCTCGCGGCCTGCGCTCTTGCTTCCACCCCGGAACGGCCGATCCAACCGGAAAAGCAAATCCCGATCACCGCTCCCCTAAGCGACGTGCTGCGGCGCATCGAACGGGCCGCGCACAAGCGCGTGGCCGTGCTCGCGGACGGCGATCCCATGTTTTTCGGATTCGGCCGCCTGCTGGTGGACCACTTTGGTCCGCAACGCGTTTGCCTGCACCCCAACGTGACCACGGTACAATTGGCCGCGTCCCGCCTGCATCTGCCATGCAACGAAATCGAAACCGTGTCCCTGCACGGCAGGGAGGACGTGTCGCCGCTGTATTCGGCCCTGTGCCGCGCCCGGTACGTGGCCGTATTCACGGACCATGCGCACGGTCCCGCTTCCGTGGCCGAAGCCCTGCTCCGGCGGGGGGCCGACGGCTACACCATGACCGTGCTGGAAGACCTGAACACCCCCCAGGAGCGCGTTCGCACCTTTTCCCCGGAGCAGGCCTGGGACGAGGAATTTTCCTCCCTGAACCTCGTGCTGTTGCAACGGGACCATCCCCCGGAACTGAAATTGCGCCTGGGGGCATCCGATTCTCTTTACATGCATGAAAACAGCCTGATCACCAAACAGGCCGTGCGTTGCGCCGGGCTAGGGCTGCTCGGCGTGGCACCGGAGCACACGGTCTGGGATTTGGGCGCGGGATGCGGATCCGTGGCTATCGAAGCCTGCCACCTGGCGCGCAACGGGCAGATTTTCGCCGTGGAACGCAACCGGCGACGGGTCGGCATGATTCGGGAAAACATCCGCCGATTCGGTGCCTGGCCCGTGGAAGTGGTCCGAGGCTCGGCCCCGGCCTGCCTTGATTCCCTGCCCGATCCGGACCGCGTGTTTCTCGGCGGAGGGCTTGGCCCTGCCTCCGGGGATGGCGAATCCCTGCTCGACGCTGTCTGCGCCCGCCTCAAGCCACATGGACGCATGGTTATCCACTGCATCCTGCTGGAATCTCTGCTGCGGGCCAAACATTTTTTGGAACGCAAAGCCTGGCCCTACGGCATCACCCAACTTCAGGCCTCCACCGCCGACCCACTGGCCGGGGATCTGCGCTTCAAGGCGCAAAACCCCGTGTTCATCCTCTGGGCGGACAAGGCCTGA
- a CDS encoding NAD(P)H-dependent glycerol-3-phosphate dehydrogenase, with translation MNKQQSSQRVSVLGAGAWGTTLADMLARNNVPTTLWVREPDLADRMRDQRVNDVFLPDIPLSDRLGIESDPATALEGADAYLLVVPSQFIRPTLENFRDLFPKRPVMVCASKGIELDSLAPMSQVVAESLEDKAPRYASLSGPSFAAEVSRDMPTSVALGCADMDLARQLRELFSTPFFRVYSTPDYRGVELGGAVKNVIALAAGMSDGLGFGHDARAALITRGLAEMSRLGEAMGAQERTFMGLSGMGDLVLTCTGDLSRNRQVGLKLGQGRKLDDIIGEMKAVAEGVKTAKSLYALSQKLGVELPITEQVHRILYEDAEPREAVTRLMGRALKDE, from the coding sequence ATGAACAAGCAACAATCCTCGCAACGTGTCAGCGTCCTGGGCGCAGGAGCCTGGGGCACCACCCTGGCCGATATGCTCGCCCGCAACAACGTGCCCACAACGCTTTGGGTCCGCGAACCCGACCTGGCCGACCGCATGCGCGACCAGCGCGTCAACGACGTGTTCCTGCCGGATATCCCGCTCTCGGACCGGCTCGGCATTGAAAGCGACCCGGCCACGGCCCTGGAAGGTGCGGACGCCTATCTGCTGGTGGTTCCCAGCCAATTCATCCGCCCCACCCTGGAAAATTTCCGCGATCTTTTCCCGAAACGGCCGGTCATGGTCTGCGCCAGCAAGGGCATTGAACTGGACTCCCTGGCGCCCATGTCCCAAGTGGTGGCCGAAAGCCTGGAGGACAAAGCCCCCCGCTACGCCTCCCTTTCCGGTCCCTCCTTTGCGGCCGAGGTCAGCCGGGATATGCCCACGTCCGTGGCCCTGGGCTGCGCGGACATGGACCTGGCCCGGCAACTGCGCGAGCTGTTTTCCACGCCCTTTTTCCGCGTCTACTCCACGCCGGATTACCGGGGTGTGGAATTGGGCGGAGCCGTGAAAAACGTCATCGCCCTGGCCGCGGGCATGTCCGACGGGCTGGGATTCGGCCATGACGCCCGCGCCGCGCTGATCACCCGGGGGCTGGCGGAAATGAGCCGCCTGGGCGAGGCCATGGGCGCGCAAGAGCGTACCTTCATGGGGCTTTCCGGCATGGGCGACCTGGTGCTGACCTGCACGGGCGACCTTTCCCGCAACCGGCAGGTGGGGCTTAAGCTGGGCCAGGGCCGCAAGCTGGACGATATCATCGGGGAGATGAAGGCCGTTGCCGAAGGCGTGAAGACCGCCAAATCCCTGTACGCACTGTCGCAAAAACTGGGCGTGGAACTGCCCATCACCGAACAGGTCCACCGCATTCTTTATGAGGATGCGGAACCGCGCGAGGCCGTGACCCGACTCATGGGACGCGCCCTCAAAGACGAATAA
- the cobM gene encoding precorrin-4 C(11)-methyltransferase — MNKVYFVGAGPGDPDLITVKGRDLIRRADLVLYAGSLVPRSLVEQARPDARVVDSSALDLGSTHDLLYQCVSRGGLAVRLHTGDPSLYGATREQMELLDRDGIAYEVVPGVTAAFAAAAVMGNSFTVPEQTQTLIITRRAGRTPVPDAEQLPLLAAHHAAMAVYLSAGDPEGLQAELLQGGLDPSTPCAMSHRVGWPGEKSLRCRLDQLAATARENGFDRQTVFLILPGENAETARSKLYDAGFSHMYRKASCASGDCASSRHQTPRSRNGNTANYDPGT, encoded by the coding sequence ATGAACAAAGTGTATTTCGTGGGAGCCGGACCCGGAGATCCGGATCTGATTACCGTAAAAGGCCGCGACTTGATCCGCCGGGCCGATCTGGTGCTCTACGCCGGTTCCCTGGTGCCGCGATCCCTGGTCGAGCAGGCAAGACCCGATGCCCGTGTCGTGGACTCCTCGGCCCTGGATCTGGGTTCCACCCATGACCTGCTCTACCAATGCGTTTCCCGTGGCGGACTGGCCGTTCGCCTGCACACGGGGGATCCTTCCCTGTATGGAGCCACGCGGGAACAAATGGAACTGCTGGACCGCGACGGCATCGCGTACGAAGTGGTTCCCGGAGTGACCGCTGCTTTTGCCGCAGCCGCTGTCATGGGCAATTCCTTTACCGTGCCGGAACAGACCCAGACTTTGATCATCACACGCCGGGCCGGGCGCACACCGGTGCCGGATGCGGAACAACTTCCCTTGCTGGCGGCCCACCACGCGGCCATGGCCGTATACCTTTCCGCCGGGGATCCCGAAGGATTGCAGGCAGAGCTGCTGCAGGGCGGCCTGGATCCATCCACACCCTGCGCCATGAGCCACCGCGTGGGCTGGCCCGGAGAAAAATCCCTGCGCTGCCGCCTGGACCAATTGGCGGCCACGGCCCGGGAGAATGGATTCGACCGCCAGACCGTCTTTCTGATCCTGCCTGGTGAAAACGCGGAAACCGCCCGCTCCAAACTCTATGACGCGGGATTCAGCCACATGTATCGCAAGGCCTCCTGCGCCTCCGGCGATTGTGCCTCTTCACGCCACCAAACACCAAGGAGCCGGAATGGAAACACTGCAAATTACGACCCGGGAACGTGA
- the ahbB gene encoding siroheme decarboxylase subunit beta — protein MSKPQFTETEQRILALAGDDLDRGPAPFRAIAEAVGVDEEEVLELVRRLKDQGILRRFGATLRHQKAGYGHNAMVAWIAGDRDPDELGRLFASRPEISHVYRRRTYPEWPYDFYTMMHGEHPGDCAKLAEELSRITGITEYTMVNSIKELKKSSMRYFKWERQSNA, from the coding sequence ATGTCCAAACCGCAGTTTACCGAAACCGAACAACGGATTCTGGCCCTGGCCGGCGATGACCTTGATCGCGGCCCCGCTCCCTTCCGGGCTATTGCCGAGGCCGTCGGCGTGGACGAGGAAGAGGTGCTCGAGCTTGTCCGGCGGCTCAAGGATCAGGGCATTTTGCGTCGCTTCGGGGCCACGCTCCGGCACCAGAAGGCGGGCTACGGCCACAACGCCATGGTGGCCTGGATCGCCGGGGACCGCGATCCCGACGAATTGGGGCGGCTCTTCGCCTCCCGGCCCGAGATCAGCCATGTGTACCGCCGCCGCACCTATCCGGAATGGCCCTACGATTTTTACACCATGATGCATGGTGAACATCCCGGAGACTGCGCGAAACTGGCCGAGGAGCTGTCCCGCATCACGGGCATCACCGAATACACCATGGTCAACAGCATCAAGGAACTGAAGAAAAGTTCCATGCGCTATTTCAAATGGGAGAGACAGAGCAATGCCTGA
- a CDS encoding SDR family oxidoreductase — MATVLVTGATGYVGGRLVPRLLESGHTVRAAARSLDKLYARSWSSHERCVPVRADVFDPESLDAALQGCDAAYYLIHSMSSAGGDFAERDRAAANNFLAAATDADVPRIIYLGGLGDDSPDLSHHLRSRAEVGRILQSGAPQTTCLRAAVILGSGSISFEIIRYLVDRLPIMITPRWVDTPCQPIAISDVLGYLEGCLDQPETAGLTLDIGGPDQLTYRELFHIYAEEAGLRRRIILPVPVLTPRLSTHWVNLVTPVPRALVRPLIEGLRNEVICKDERILQLVPMARTTCRQALRSALNKVAMHAVETCCHDAGEACAPEWTACHDAEFAGGTVLSSNYTVRLDGSPEQVWPVVARLGGENGWYFGNRLWALRGFADKLIGGPGLRRGRRHPVKIRPGDALDFWRVLQVHAPERLLLLAEMKLPGEALLDIQLRPIPRGNGDQAVTDLEMRARFLPRGLAGQAYWWAMYPFHALIFKNMLRNMALAADVPVLSGPDPLRDSA; from the coding sequence ATGGCCACGGTTCTCGTTACTGGCGCCACAGGCTACGTGGGTGGACGGCTGGTTCCCCGGCTGCTGGAAAGCGGCCATACGGTACGGGCTGCGGCCCGCTCCCTGGACAAGCTGTACGCCCGATCCTGGAGTTCGCACGAACGTTGCGTTCCGGTACGGGCCGACGTGTTTGATCCCGAATCCCTGGATGCGGCCCTGCAAGGCTGTGACGCTGCCTATTACCTGATCCATTCCATGTCCTCCGCCGGAGGGGACTTTGCGGAACGGGACCGGGCCGCGGCCAACAACTTTCTTGCCGCGGCCACGGACGCGGACGTGCCGCGCATCATCTACCTCGGCGGGCTGGGGGACGATTCCCCGGACCTGAGCCACCACCTGCGCTCCCGGGCCGAGGTGGGCCGCATCCTGCAAAGCGGCGCTCCGCAGACCACCTGCCTGCGCGCCGCCGTGATCCTGGGATCGGGGAGCATTTCCTTTGAAATCATCCGCTACCTGGTGGATCGCCTGCCCATCATGATCACGCCCCGCTGGGTGGACACGCCCTGTCAGCCCATCGCCATATCCGATGTGCTCGGCTACCTGGAAGGCTGCCTGGACCAACCCGAAACCGCAGGCCTGACCCTGGACATTGGTGGACCGGACCAGCTCACCTATCGGGAGCTGTTTCATATCTATGCCGAAGAAGCGGGCCTGCGCCGCCGGATCATTCTCCCGGTTCCCGTGCTTACGCCCCGGCTCTCCACCCATTGGGTCAATCTCGTGACCCCGGTGCCGCGAGCCTTGGTCCGCCCACTCATCGAAGGACTGCGCAACGAAGTGATCTGCAAGGATGAACGGATTTTACAACTCGTACCCATGGCCCGGACCACCTGTCGGCAGGCCTTGCGCAGCGCACTGAACAAGGTGGCCATGCACGCGGTGGAAACCTGCTGCCACGACGCGGGCGAGGCCTGCGCCCCGGAATGGACCGCGTGCCATGACGCAGAGTTCGCCGGCGGAACCGTGCTTTCCTCCAACTACACCGTGCGCCTGGACGGTTCCCCGGAACAGGTCTGGCCTGTGGTGGCCCGGCTGGGCGGGGAAAACGGCTGGTATTTCGGCAACCGCCTCTGGGCCTTGCGCGGCTTTGCGGACAAACTCATCGGCGGCCCGGGATTGCGGCGCGGACGGCGGCACCCCGTGAAAATCCGGCCCGGCGACGCATTGGATTTCTGGCGGGTGCTTCAGGTGCATGCCCCGGAGCGGCTGCTGCTTTTGGCGGAGATGAAACTGCCCGGGGAGGCGCTTCTGGACATTCAGCTGCGCCCCATACCCCGCGGAAACGGGGATCAGGCCGTCACGGATCTGGAAATGCGCGCGCGGTTTCTGCCCCGCGGCTTGGCTGGCCAGGCCTATTGGTGGGCCATGTATCCCTTCCACGCCCTGATCTTTAAAAACATGCTCCGCAACATGGCCCTGGCCGCCGACGTGCCAGTGCTGTCCGGCCCGGACCCCCTGCGCGACTCCGCATGA
- a CDS encoding secondary thiamine-phosphate synthase enzyme YjbQ: METLQITTREREELLPVSGELQRLVREQGWRNGALLVHCPHTTGAVTINEGADPDVVRDIVVNLRRLVPRSGDYRHAEGNSDAHIKASTFGPDQLLIVNNGEIQLGTWQKVFFCEFDGPRTRKLWVQFLPS, from the coding sequence ATGGAAACACTGCAAATTACGACCCGGGAACGTGAGGAACTCCTCCCCGTGAGCGGCGAGCTGCAACGGCTCGTGCGTGAACAAGGCTGGCGAAACGGGGCGCTGCTGGTGCACTGCCCCCACACCACCGGCGCCGTGACCATCAACGAAGGCGCGGACCCGGACGTGGTGCGCGATATTGTAGTGAATCTTCGGCGGCTGGTGCCCCGTAGCGGGGATTATCGCCACGCCGAAGGCAACTCCGACGCGCACATCAAGGCCAGCACCTTCGGCCCGGACCAACTGCTCATCGTGAACAACGGGGAAATCCAGCTCGGCACCTGGCAGAAAGTATTCTTTTGCGAATTTGACGGACCAAGGACGCGCAAGCTCTGGGTCCAGTTTCTGCCGTCCTGA